The DNA region AACAATAGAAATAAATGTGGTGAATGATAATCCTACTGATCCAACCGACAATGTCATTGAGGTAAATCAATTGGTTACACCGAATGGGGATGGCAGAAATGAATTTTTGTTTATTAGAGGAGTTGATAAAATTCGAAATAGCACTTTAAGAATCTTTAATAGATGGGGAGTAGCGGTTTATGAAGGTGAGAATTACAACAATCAAAATAATGTTTTTGATGGAAGATCAAGAGGGCGATCAACCCTAAGTGTTGAAGAATATCTTCCATCCGGAATTTATTTCTATATTTTTGATTATACAACCCTTGATGGGGAAAGTAAAGTAGATAGTGAATATCTGTATATTAGTAGATAATAGATTATAAAATATGAATATTAAGAATAAGGTTTTAATTCTATTTGGAGGTTTACTACTTGTTTGTGGAACTTCTTTCGCCCAACAAGATGCACAATATACCCAGTATATGTTTAATACCATGAGTGTAAATCCGGCTTATGCAGGTAGCAGGGGACAATTAAGCATAACAGGTTTATACCGATCGCAATGGGTAGGTTTAGAAGGTGCTCCAAAAACACAAACCCTCAACATTCAATCTCCAATTAGAAACAGCAAGCTAGGTTATGGTGTTTCAATTGTAAATGATGAAATAGGTGATGGTGTTGTACAAGAAACATATTTTGATGCTGTAATTTCATATACCATAGATGTATCCGCAGAAGGAAAACTTTCATTTGGACTTAAAGCAGGTGGTAATCTTTTAAATCTTGATTTCAATAAATTAAGAAATTTTGATTCGGAGCCGGTTAATTCAGATAATATAGAAAATAGATTCTCACCAAATGTTGGCGTGGGTCTATATTATCATTCTAATGAATTTTATGCAGGACTTTCAGCACCTAATCTTTTCCAAACGGAACATTTTGATAATTCTCAGCAAGATGCCAATTCTGTTAGGTTTTTATCTAAAGAAAGAATTAACTTTTATTTGATTACCGGTTACGTTTTTGATTTGAACGGCAATTTAAAGTTTAAGCCCGCTTTACTTACTAAGGTAGTTGGTGGCGCTCCGTTACAAGTTGACGTATCTGCCAATTTTATGTTTAATGAGAAATTTACATTCGGTGCAGCATATCGTTGGGATGCCGCAGTCAGCGCTATGGCAGGTTTCCAAATATCAGACCAATTTATGATTGGGCTTGCATATGATAGAGAAACCACTGATTTAGGTGGTACACAGTTTAATGATGGATCATTTGAGGTACTCTTAAGGTATGAGTTGGTAAAATCATTTCAAAAATTGGTTTCACCACGATTTTTCTAAAAGGCAATTTTATATATGAAACATAAAGTAAAGTTTATTATCCTAACCTTTTTGATTTGTAACGGATTGGCATTTGCCCAAGAGCGATTAATTCAAAAAGGAAATGAGAAATTTGAATCATACTCGTTTAGTCCGGCAATAGATATTTATAAAAAGGTCTTGGAAAAAGGATATGTTTCTGCAGACTTACTACGTAAATTAGGGAATTCTTATTACTATAATGCCGATTATAAAGATGCAGCAAGTATATACAAGCAGTTAGTATCGGATTACTCAAATGAAGTAACTGCTGAAGACTATTTTAAATATGCTCAAGCATTAAAATCAACTGGCGAGTATGACACCTCCAAGTCTATAATGAACAAGTTTATAGATATAACTAAGAAGGATGGTCGAGCAACTGCTTTTAATGATGAAGCGGATTTTATGGCTGATATAGAAAAAAATTCAGGGAGGTATAATTTGGGTCCTTTTGAATTTAACTCCCCTTATTCAGAATTTGCTCCTTCATTTTATAAAGAAGGTTTGATTTTTTCTTCTGATCGAGATACAGGTAATTTTGCAAGATATCGTCATACGTGGAATGCTAAAGATTTTTTAGACTTATATGAGGTAAATGCAGATAGTTCTTCCTTAAATCAAGTTAAAAAGCTTGGGGAAAATGTAAATACCCGTTATCATGAGTCGACCTCCGCAATAACAAAAGACGGTAAAACTTTATTTTTTACGCGCAATAATATAGAGAAGCGAAAGACTGTAAAAGATGAAAAGGGAATCGTACGTTTAAAAATTTTACGTGCGCAAATGACTGATGAAGGAATATGGGGCGAAGTAGAAGAGCTACCGTTTAATAGCGATTCTTATTCTGTAGCAAACCCTGCTTTAAGTCCAGATGAAAAAACCTTATATTTTGCTTCGGATATGCC from Maribacter dokdonensis DSW-8 includes:
- a CDS encoding gliding motility-associated C-terminal domain-containing protein; amino-acid sequence: TIEINVVNDNPTDPTDNVIEVNQLVTPNGDGRNEFLFIRGVDKIRNSTLRIFNRWGVAVYEGENYNNQNNVFDGRSRGRSTLSVEEYLPSGIYFYIFDYTTLDGESKVDSEYLYISR
- a CDS encoding PorP/SprF family type IX secretion system membrane protein, with amino-acid sequence MNIKNKVLILFGGLLLVCGTSFAQQDAQYTQYMFNTMSVNPAYAGSRGQLSITGLYRSQWVGLEGAPKTQTLNIQSPIRNSKLGYGVSIVNDEIGDGVVQETYFDAVISYTIDVSAEGKLSFGLKAGGNLLNLDFNKLRNFDSEPVNSDNIENRFSPNVGVGLYYHSNEFYAGLSAPNLFQTEHFDNSQQDANSVRFLSKERINFYLITGYVFDLNGNLKFKPALLTKVVGGAPLQVDVSANFMFNEKFTFGAAYRWDAAVSAMAGFQISDQFMIGLAYDRETTDLGGTQFNDGSFEVLLRYELVKSFQKLVSPRFF